Proteins from one Bombyx mori chromosome 1, ASM3026992v2 genomic window:
- the LOC101746022 gene encoding PHD finger protein rhinoceros isoform X1 yields the protein MSMRGTKRATVTRGEEPSTSKRRRMEPEDPLWQLRPVSDLKMSSIYNRSASEAPAELFRKDLISAMKLPDNEPLTPSEYWIITDTWKQDWERGVQVPVNPDSLPAPKVKIIENPRSPNFQEFHLPKDKYIHLTRDVNYQSDKHILSTTPARAEAACSYDLDATDIAWLKLLNSERARAGAAPINEDQLEKVIEELEIRTWDKIQAIMKSEEGLGIEYDENVICDVCRSPDSEDGNEMVFCDSCNICVHQACYGITVIPDGQWLCRPCGDGVRPVCVLCPNLGGAMKCTPLGRKWAHVSCVLWIPEVSIGCAEKMEPITKISAIPASRWSLVCVLCRERKGACIQCSVKTCKTAYHVTCAFKHGLEMRAIIEDENADDGVKLRSYCQRHSVNSKKEKCPGSGSEEEEVKRKRRKDMTSEEKTQARAARLQEIEREFDKHVNVKDISTHLLDVDQDAIHYIYNYWKLKRRAGHNRPLLPPKSDDSELLTHRQEQADLDKMKMFVQLRQDLERVRNLCYMVSRREKLSRSFFRMREQTFHKQISLLSSGTAIPDHELTAIIEANHGPSIYDRLYSHPNAPDHKNDFDELMARIAPPESGDEKKKDRNGLVRSSRAANPYKKHYVNGSRRSGSMYSGLSSEESAPETNRRHRGRTGSSTDEDEKKPTTSPKKKISAKSKSKRSPKKPERKKKKVPQSKAFVESSSEDETIVKTSKIKKDRTRSKTLQQMEKEMTAGKVGQSGTDSEDLMPMRTTRNNKFPLDIYSDSSEDLARNKSDFKVADKVKLEKSRNDKIKTEKSPIVNDSQQSLPRTKAAMKEFVPSQSEKKLNAIEDEKPAPKKRGRKPSNKNEKDKKNIPKLEVDSQVKNRLSVKYLKKKHNPTDLIVPQRQAAKKASENMRSTAAVKKEELPPEKLTEDSKSKIKFKDKAKDKEIKEVPGKINRKKSKDAEKETIAYVPQRQAAKKAAAHIKGGLGNKQPLLESDNDKKKDFARPETSKISPKKEEIKVIRVPLKQSSSSSSNSSSSSCSSSSSSEEEQEKHEIKPISKAPEIKPAIRKPSMFSPQPTTRPTVDLPFLDKVSKPLSSTSASSDTDSSRDYNRSGSESPTPRRPRRRRKGKSISTDASPRKTLDKKLKTSERGFECRVPSPSVERAESIRTNNARAASRARTRSITASGNLFDKPDAGSRKPSKDDPEPTLGPDKSTKESNQSCELPASEWKANEEIKQEIKVEVTNCDEPVKSEVTIKPLTKMQPTLSEEKVEPPEPQQMNEASPKKNADLKQKSLTSRRMSVKEPVTVKEIKLLPEEIRHPVTKERRMSKHEVNAVGERSHLSPIKKPVSIEKVVQMLPEKKSPIPINDAYTDNDKDWLPKAPSPVALPTPVEKPGGHEKYMTEDKSLDSDSADKSSVKMIAKIQANLNENTMIKSPKTPMDARTATLDSLDVDHAMIRNIRKRSILDPERKFIAQDASHVQGVEISKSAKIPSAVNPNRSMFSPQPKENDFDYEMVAIDDGFNHDDIMKRFGTYPEFLFKEDTKEQGVQETLNLVDRLRMQLISKKNTVEVSAQGEPFIEAKDEKPEDLKTIKRDYDQEPVQEKEEALDLHNARDLTKEACHPVNHKPHPIPHTDLARDNREHKYDTKDYDRPIAMTSGDKWSAGPVAMTIPHDRDPDHGHDRELHAVRGNDQKYDHIPYNDEMKEPPTVQSDIQSLSETGDTISVCKHSDDSQSISVVDHSVNSNDNDLTQDNQNYDNNNSLIHSDCATISSPYVSQDKWRESKITTRRSSASSTNSDASICSQKAALKSHLSACEISARQVTIMPEIDSYPPVPAYSCTVEPSMPLNQYSAYPPNASPYLGTLSLPLFGNPASQLPLPSPGPLYSGLPYSTTPLMPPKPSFTMCAAFTSSSQNMALTTAMIASPTPKGSESPRDEIDVTGSDKFTIHVASSPSISVDSYEASNKAPPTKMSNDSHDSIVSINHESKSPSKTKPVTKFPGKSPGKSPGFSPKQSDTSKGTKRSTNRSNRNQRGRGRSKSRGHAYPPVDYSGNSIQSKLVGTVYDFHEEIANDSVDLKALRERRKSVDLCKSVDDRKPDLSYKDVSRSPTAVSSSPTTKMPNINDTKEIKPPTSEPDEKPTSPSENDASEDGPGFSRVHAVLPGPVDMRTYQSVEKPVPAAADQCHLLAFASGTADQHLPEIDEEVEKELHSALMASKPGEHSPPQPNIALEHNVVPKQIYTPQHPKVSLSDSRNQLKVKIKGPFLDANYATSHSQPQVAPPTPAPVLDTSTNVVNTIGISASTMMTGSTNLRRMRKKELLRQYWTQDMNMDDPAATSAMTLPPPAVPSPLTRAVITIPKAVASMTSIPTREDYKIAETPAEKKKRKVSSGLSRELRHLEVSMNDDVDPSDDIKLSSMASSSNQAHKRRGRATTKPNKTTASQIAPKLKIKIGANIVQQVNDETTGDQFRPPKKRSIHKTCLEDIRRENMKFRRKVMADFEETEKAKKYKPSKSEKRKKKKDKKSEKLQVVNSESESATKLIIKIKRKKDEISNVNALTLAGPSGAVSVAPEPVLDPFGYDPTAPDPLAIDTPSYIEASAAMRKVRTAKVTPIRLKLARSSQGSGYVMKEAVEPSANEPMPVSINKHCEVR from the coding sequence GTCAGTGGCTGTGTCGACCGTGCGGCGACGGTGTAAGACCTGTCTGTGTTCTGTGCCCTAACCTCGGTGGTGCCATGAAATGTACTCCACTCGGGCGGAAGTGGGCACACGTCAGCTGCGTCTTATGGATTCCAGAGGTGTCTATCGGTTGTGCTGAAAAAATGGAACCTATTACAAAAATATCTGCTATACCCGCGTCCCGATGGTCGCTCGTATGTGTTCTTTGCCGCGAACGTAAAGGGGCTTGTATTCAATGTTCTGTTAAAACTTGCAAAACAGCTTATCATGTTACTTGTGCGTTTAAACATGGTTTAGAAATGCGTGCGATAATTGAGGATGAAAATGCCGACGACGGCGTAAAGTTACGATCTTATTGTCAGAGGCATAGTGTTAAttcgaaaaaagaaaaatgtccAGGTTCAGGTTCAGAAGAGGAGGAGGTTAAAAGGAAACGCCGTAAAGATATGACTTCAGAGGAAAAAACTCAAGCTCGTGCCGCGCGATTGCAGGAGATAGAGCGGGAGTTTGACAAACACGTGAACGTAAAAGATATCAGTACGCATTTATTAGATGTTGATCAGGATGCTATTCATTATATTTACAACTACTGGAAATTAAAAAGGCGGGCGGGTCACAACCGTCCCCTTTTGCCACCTAAATCTGATGATAGTGAGCTCCTTACTCATAGACAGGAACAAGCCGACCtcgataaaatgaaaatgtttgtcCAGCTCAGGCAAGATCTTGAAAGGGTTCGTAATTTATGTTACATGGTTAGTAGGCGAGAAAAATTGTCTCGATCGTTTTTTCGTATGAGAGAACAAACATTTCATAAACAAATCTCACTTTTATCTTCTGGAACTGCTATTCCAGACCATGAATTGACAGCTATAATAGAAGCAAATCACGGTCCTTCAATATATGATCGACTTTATTCTCATCCCAATGCCCCTGATCATAAAAATGACTTTGACGAATTAATGGCGCGAATAGCTCCGCCTGAGTCGGGtgacgagaaaaaaaaagatcgcaATGGATTAGTTCGAAGTTCGAGAGCGGCAAATCCCTACAAGAAACACTATGTTAATGGATCGCGTCGAAGTGGTAGTATGTACAGTGGTCTCTCTAGTGAAGAAAGTGCACCAGAAACGAATAGAAGACATCGCGGCAGGACTGGTTCAAGTACTGATGAGGACGAAAAAAAACCTACTACTTCgccaaaaaaaaagatctctgcAAAATCGAAGAGTAAGAGATCTCCAAAAAAGCCTgagagaaagaagaaaaaagtacCACAATCTAAAGCTTTTGTTGAAAGCAGCAGTGAGGATGAAACTATAGTAAAaacaagtaaaataaaaaaggacagaACTCGTAGTAAGACCCTACAACAAATGGAAAAGGAAATGACTGCAGGAAAGGTGGGACAGTCTGGTACTGACAGTGAAGATTTGATGCCAATGAGAACTACAAGAAACAATAAGTTTCCTTTAGATATCTATTCCGATAGTAGCGAGGATTTGGCACGTAACAAATCAGATTTCAAAGTTGCAGACAAAGTAAAGCTTGAAAAGTCTAGAAACGATAAAATAAAGACTGAGAAATCTCCCATTGTCAATGATTCACAACAATCACTTCCTCGAACTAAAGCAGCTATGAAGGAGTTTGTTCCTTCACAGTctgaaaaaaaacttaatgcaATTGAAGATGAAAAACCTGCCCCTAAAAAAAGAGGCAGAAAACCATCAAATAAAAACGAGaaggataaaaaaaacatccctAAACTTGAAGTGGATAGTCAAGTAAAAAATAGATTAAGTGTTAAGTATCTAAAGAAAAAGCACAATCCAACTGATTTGATAGTTCCCCAAAGACAAGCAGCAAAAAAAGCTTCAGAAAATATGCGTTCAACTGCTGCCGTTAAAAAAGAAGAACTACCACCGGAAAAACTTACCGAAGACTCAAAAAGCAAAATTAAGTTTAAAGACAAAGCAAAAGATAAAGAGATTAAAGAAGTCCCAGGTAAAATCAATAGAAAGAAATCTAAGGATGCCGAGAAAGAAACAATAGCATATGTTCCTCAAAGACAAGCAGCAAAGAAAGCTGCTGCACATATCAAAGGAGGACTTGGTAACAAGCAACCACTTCTTGAATCAGATAATGATAAAAAGAAAGATTTTGCACGACCTGAAACATCCAAAATATCACCCAAGAAAGAGGAAATAAAAGTTATTAGAGTGCCACTAAAACAAAGTTCTAGTTCTTCTTCAAACTCTAGTAGCAGCAGTTGTTCATCGTCTTCGAGCTCGGAAGAAGAACAAGAGAAACACGAAATTAAACCAATCTCCAAAGCGCCAGAAATAAAACCTGCTATTAGAAAACCTTCTATGTTTTCACCTCAACCAACTACTAGACCGACAGTGGACTTGCCCTTTCTTGACAAGGTGTCCAAGCCGTTGTCTTCAACGAGTGCTTCGAGTGATACCGACAGTTCAAGGGACTACAACAGATCAGGATCTGAAAGTCCCACTCCAAGAAGACCAAGACGAAGAAGGAAGGGGAAAAGTATTTCAACTGATGCGTCCCCACGCAAGACCCTTGACAAGAAGCTTAAAACTTCCGAACGGGGGTTCGAGTGTAGGGTACCATCACCGTCTGTTGAAAGAGCGGAATCAATCCGAACCAACAACGCGCGTGCTGCCTCACGTGCTCGGACCAGAAGCATTACTGCAAGCGGAAATTTGTTTGATAAGCCTGATGCCGGATCTAGAAAACCATCCAAAGACGACCCAGAACCTACCCTTGGACCAGATAAATCTACGAAAGAGAGCAACCAGTCCTGTGAACTTCCGGCTTCGGAGTGGAAAGCGAACGAGGAAATAAAGCAAGAGATAAAAGTAGAAGTAACAAATTGTGATGAACCAGTCAAAAGCGAAGTTACAATAAAGCCTTTGACAAAAATGCAACCTACCTTAAGTGAAGAAAAAGTTGAACCACCTGAACCACAGCAAATGAATGAGGCTAGTCCTAAAAAGAATGCTGATTTAAAACAGAAATCTTTAACAAGTAGGCGTATGAGTGTAAAGGAACCAGTAACTGTTAAAGAGATTAAACTGCTGCCAGAAGAAATACGTCATCCCGTAACTAAAGAACGTAGAATGAGTAAACATGAAGTTAATGCCGTAGGAGAGCGTAGTCATTTGTCACCGATAAAAAAGCCTGTTTCTATTGAGAAGGTAGTTCAAATGTTGCCTGAAAAGAAAAGCCCAATTCCAATCAACGATGCATACACCGATAATGATAAAGATTGGTTACCAAAAGCACCCAGTCCAGTTGCGCTTCCAACGCCGGTTGAAAAACCCGGAGGACACGAAAAATATATGACCGAAGACAAGTCGCTAGACTCTGACTCTGCAGACAAAAGCAGTGTTAAAATGATTGCCAAAATCCAAGcgaatttaaatgaaaacactATGATAAAATCTCCAAAAACTCCTATGGATGCTAGGACAGCTACATTGGATTCATTAGATGTTGATCATGCTATGATAAGAAACATTAGAAAGCGTTCCATATTAGACCCGGAAAGAAAATTTATAGCTCAAGATGCTAGTCACGTCCAAGGAGTTGAGATATCGAAAAGTGCGAAGATTCCATCGGCCGTAAATCCTAATAGGTCAATGTTTTCGCCGCAACCAAAAGAAAATGACTTTGATTATGAAATGGTGGCAATTGATGATGGCTTTAATCACGATGATATTATGAAAAGATTCGGTACCTACCccgaatttttatttaaagaagaTACAAAAGAACAAGGTGTGCAGGAGACCCTTAATCTAGTTGACAGACTGAGAATGCAActcatatcgaagaaaaacactGTCGAGGTTTCTGCACAAGGAGAACCGTTCATAGAAGCAAAAGATGAAAAGCCCGAAGacttaaaaactattaaaagagATTACGATCAAGAACCGGTACAAGAGAAAGAAGAAGCATTAGATTTGCATAACGCTAGAGATCTTACAAAAGAAGCTTGTCACCCTGTGAATCATAAACCGCATCCTATACCACACACCGACTTGGCTAGGGATAACAGGGAACACAAGTATGACACAAAAGATTACGATCGTCCTATAGCAATGACTAGCGGTGATAAATGGTCAGCCGGTCCCGTTGCTATGACGATACCGCACGATCGTGATCCCGATCATGGTCATGATCGTGAATTACATGCTGTTCGAGGTAATGACCAAAAATATGATCATATACCTTATAACGATGAAATGAAAGAACCTCCGACGGTTCAATCGGACATACAATCCCTGTCCGAAACTGGTGACACAATATCTGTGTGTAAACATAGTGATGATTCCCAGTCGATTTCTGTTGTGGACCACTCTGTTAACAGCAACGATAATGACCTAACCCAGGACAATcaaaattatgataataataattctttgaTACATTCTGATTGCGCTACAATCTCATCGCCGTATGTAAGTCAGGATAAGTGGAGAGAAAGCAAGATTACCACCAGGCGATCTTCTGCTTCGAGCACTAATTCGGACGCATCCATTTGCTCTCAAAAAGCTGCTTTAAAATCACATTTGAGTGCATGTGAAATATCTGCTCGTCAAGTTACTATAATGCCTGAAATTGATTCATATCCGCCGGTCCCAGCCTATTCATGTACCGTGGAACCATCAATGCCCTTAAATCAGTATTCTGCTTACCCTCCGAATGCTTCACCTTATTTAGGTACATTATCGTTACCATTATTTGGGAATCCAGCCTCGCAGCTACCATTGCCTTCGCCCGGACCTCTTTATAGTGGATTGCCATATTCAACCACTCCTTTAATGCCTCCAAAACCTTCGTTTACAATGTGTGCAGCGTTTACATCCTCTTCTCAAAATATGGCTCTTACCACAGCAATGATAGCTTCACCTACACCAAAAGGTTCCGAGTCACCACGTGATGAAATCGATGTTACGGGTAGTGACAAATTTACCATACATGTAGCGAGTAGTCCAAGTATCAGCGTTGATTCTTACGAAGCTAGCAATAAGGCTCCACCTACTAAAATGTCTAATGATAGTCATGACAGTATTGTAAGTATAAATCATGAATCAAAATCTCCATCAAAAACGAAACCAGTTACGAAGTTTCCTGGGAAGTCACCAGGGAAAAGTCCTGGATTTTCACCTAAACAAAGTGATACGTCAAAGGGAACTAAAAGATCGACTAACAGAAGTAATAGGAACCAACGTGGTCGAGGACGTTCTAAGAGTAGAGGTCATGCCTACCCCCCTGTTGATTATTCAGGAAACTCAATTCAAAGTAAATTAGTAGGAACAGTATATGACTTTCATGAAGAAATTGCCAATGATAGTGTTGATCTAAAAGCTTTACGAGAAAGACGAAAATCAGTAGATTTATGTAAATCCGTTGATGATAGGAAACCTGATCTATCTTATAAGGACGTGTCTCGGTCGCCTACCGCTGTATCTTCTTCGCCTACTACAAAAATGCCTAATATTAACGatacaaaagaaataaaaccTCCAACTTCTGAGCCTGACGAAAAACCTACTTCTCCTTCTGAGAACGATGCTTCTGAAGATGGTCCTGGCTTTTCACGCGTTCATGCGGTATTGCCAGGTCCAGTTGACATGAGAACGTACCAGTCCGTCGAGAAACCAGTTCCTGCTGCTGCAGACCAATGTCATTTGCTAGCTTTTGCGAGCGGCACAGCGGATCAGCATTTGCCTGAAATAGACGAAGAAGTGGAAAAAGAACTGCACTCAGCGTTAATGGCGAGCAAGCCTGGGGAACATTCACCGCCGCAACCTAATATCGCGCTTGAACACAATGTCGTACCCAAACAAATTTATACTCCTCAGCATCCGAAAGTTTCGCTTTCAGATTCGCGAAACCAAttgaaagtaaaaataaaaggaCCATTTTTGGATGCTAATTACGCAACAAGTCACAGTCAGCCCCAGGTTGCTCCCCCCACACCGGCGCCCGTACTCGATACCAGCACAAATGTTGTGAACACGATTGGAATATCGGCTTCCACTATGATGACTGGTTCGACGAATTTGAGACGTATGAGAAAGAAGGAACTATTGCGTCAATATTGGACGCAAGACATGAATATGGACGATCCGGCTGCTACATCTGCGATGACGTTACCACCGCCTGCCGTTCCATCGCCCCTCACGAGGGCTGTAATCACAATACCTAAAGCTGTTGCGTCGATGACCAGTATACCGACGCGAGAAGACTATAAAATTGCGGAAACACCCGCGGAAAAGAAAAAGCGAAAGGTCTCAAGTGGCCTTtctcgcgaattacgtcatttGGAGGTGAGCATGAACGATGACGTTGATCCGTCAGACGATATTAAGTTGTCTTCTATGGCTAGTTCCTCCAATCAAGCGCACAAGAGAAGAGGACGTGCTACGACTAAGCCAAATAAAACTACAGCCTCACAGATCGCTCCGAAACTTAAAATCAAAATCGGTGCCAACATAGTACAACAAGTTAACGACGAAACAACCGGCGACCAGTTTCGCCCTCCGAAAAAACGGTCGATACACAAAACTTGCTTAGAAGACATTCGACGGGAGAACATGAAGTTCCGTCGAAAGGTCATGGCCGATTTCGAAGAAACGGAAAAGGCCAAGAAATACAAGCCGAGCAAAAGTGAGAAACGTAAAAAGAAAAAGGACAAAAAATCTGAGAAACTTCAAGTGGTGAACAGTGAAAGTGAAAGTgctactaaattaataataaagataaagcGTAAAAAGGATGAGATTTCTAACGTGAACGCTTTGACCTTGGCGGGACCTAGCGGCGCCGTGTCGGTGGCGCCCGAACCGGTGCTCGATCCGTTCGGCTACGACCCGACCGCGCCAGACCCGCTCGCCATCGACACGCCCTCGTACATAGAGGCGAGCGCCGCCATGCGCAAAGTCCGCACCGCTAAGGTAACACCGATTCGATTAAAATTAGCGCGCAGCTCACAGGGCTCGGGCTACGTGATGAAGGAGGCTGTGGAGCCATCCGCCAATGAGCCCATGCCCGTTTCTATCAATAAACACTGTGAAGTGAGGTGA